Genomic window (Xenopus laevis strain J_2021 chromosome 3S, Xenopus_laevis_v10.1, whole genome shotgun sequence):
atcaggtatagatactcagtccaattatacagagaggggagatcattatcagggtatagatactcagtcccattatacagagggggagatcattatcagggtatagatactcagtcccattatacagagagggaagatcattatcagggtatagatactcagtcccattatacagagggggagatcattatcagggtatagatactcagtcccattatacagagagggaagatcattatcagggtatagatactcagtcccattatacagagagggaagatcattatcagggtatagatactcagtcccattatacagagaggggagatcattatcaggtatagatactcagtcccattatacagagaggggagatcattatcaggtatagatactcagtcccattatacagagaggggagatcattatcagggtatagatactcagtcccattatacagagagaggagatcattatcagggtatagatactcagtcccattatacagagagggaagatcattatcaggtatagatactcagtcccattatacagagaggggagatcattatcaggtatagatactcagtcccattatacagaggggggagatcattatcaggtatagatactcagtcccattatacagagaggggtgatcattatcaggtatagatactcagtccaattatacagagaggggagatcattatcagggtatagatactcagtcccattatacagagggggagatcattatcagggtatagatactcagtcccattatacagagagggaagatcattatcaggtatagatactcagtcccattatacagaggggagatcattatcagggtatagatactcagtctcattatacagagaggaagatcattatcagggtatagattactcagtcccattatacagagaggggagatcattatcagggtatagatactcagtcccattatacagagaggggagatcattatcaggtatagatactcagtcccattatacagagaggggagatcattatcaggtatagatactcagtcccattatacagagaggggagatcattatcagggtatagatactcagtcccattatacatagaggggagatcattatcagggtatagatactcagtcccattatacagagagggaagatcattatcagggtatagatactcagtcccattatacagagaggggagatcattatcaggtatagatactcagtcccattatacagagaggggagatcattatcaggtatagatactcagtcccattatacagagaggggagatcattatcagggtatagatactcagtcccattatacatagaggggagatcattatcagggtatagatactcagtcccattatacatagaggggagatcattatcagggtatagatactcagtcccattatacagagcagtgagaacattatcagggtatagatactcagtcccattataacAAAGATTCTTCCACCCCCCCCAAATCTAAGAGTTTGACTAGACCCAGAGCACTTTGGGGGGTATAACATGGTGCTAGAGCGTATGATACAGTCAGGATTATGTACCTGCGATGTCTCCTTCTCTTCCAGCCGCAGCGCCGAACATGTTTAACTCACTCCTCGTTGCTGTATGGACCAGGGAAGAGACCTCTGTCATATTCCCCTCTGTCACAGGCTCTGAGATAAAGGAGAATAACTGTCACAAACCTATTGGATATCAGAGACAAACAGGGAGGGACTTTATATACCAAGCTCACTACATGGCATTAGATTTATGTTGGGAAAACACAGagtctcattaaaggggttgttcacctttaaattaacttttaatatgatgtactgagtgatattctgagacaattgattttaattatttttgagttatttagctttttattcagcagctctccagtttgtgatttcagcaatctggttgctaatctccaaattaccctagcaaccatgcactgatttgaataagagactggaatattcaTAGGAGAGAcgtgaatagaaaaatgagtgatacaataacaataatgtgtagcctttcagatcatttgtttttttttagatggggtcagtgacccccatttgaaagctggaaagagtcagaagaagaaggcaaataattcaaaagttatagaaaaaggaaaaataaaggctaattgaaaagttgcttagaaatagccattctataacttactaagaGTTAAAAACCTTAACAACCTTTAACTGGGTGGAAGACTTCAGTGTGTACCCCCATTTCATGCACAGGTATTGAGCTCTGATTCTCTCTTTCCTCTGGTCAGATAAGAGCTCTAATAAGCCAGTTGGGGCATTTTCCTATAGCATTCAGCTGGGCAAtataaagaatttggatttagctttggccactagagggaggaCACAACCAAGAACCACCCCATGCTCACCATGGGAAAGACAATTGTACAGATAATGCCCTTTCCTTTGGGTCCAAACCCTGTACCCAGCCAGGACTCATGTAAGTCAAAAGTAGAGGGTACCCATCTGTAttgggcccagcagtgctgctgCCTCCCAGGCACCCCATCCCAACGGCAAACCCCTTTAACCCCCAGCCCCCCCCTGATGTGCATACCTTTTTCTGCCACAACCAGGTCGAGGGCAGCAATGACAGGTGGGACAGTGGGCCCACtagagctggggcccaccaggtattttcctgtattccaccagcccagtctgaccctgtctggAATTACACATTAGGGTCCTGTCTACTCAGGGTATAAGGGTGGTAGTGACACTCATATGGACATCACCTGTCAATCATGAAACCTAAGCTTTCCTTCTTCTCACCTTCTGTAATACAGTGCCCAGTGATGCTGATCTTCTTGACTAGATGGATAGTGGGAAGTGGTCCTGAGGGAGAGAGTAAAGGCTTCTCCACAACTTCCCTGCTTTTGTAGACCCTTTCCTCCTCTCCTTCTATTGCTTTGGCTGCTCCTCCTCTCCATTCCAGGTCTCGTGCTCTCTGTGGCTGGACCCCGTGTCCTACTTTGGTGCTGGAGACCACCTCACTTCCCCGCTCCACCCTGGCAACTTTGATAGCATCTGCCctcacctcctccttcttctcccTCTTTGCCACCTCCTCTGCTCTCCCTGCCTTTTCTGCCTCCTCCAGCTTGCGGTTGGCATTTTGAACTTCTATTAACGCTCGGGCAAGTTGCTTTTCAAGGACCGCTATTTTGGCAGACAGAGCCTGGATCAGCATCTTCTGCTTGTCTGTATCTAGTTGCCTTATGGGAACAGGCCCAAAGTCCGTCTCTCGCACCCACACCCCAACACTGCACAGTGTTTTCCTGGGTGCTCTGCTGGTTTCCACCATCTCTTTCTTACATTCATCTTTTGGTTTTTTGTCTTCCCCTTCCTGATTCGTCTCTTCCTTTTCGGGTCCCACCTTGCTCACTACTTTGTCACCTTTTTCTTTCTCCACCTTTGACTCTTCCTCTGGGATCTCTATGTAAAGCTCACCTCTGTCCTTGCCCCAAATGCTACCCCGTGGGTGCCCAAGATATTTCTGGCTTTTGAGCTGGACACTGAGCTGGCGTTTCTCTTCCTGAAGAACAGAAATCTTCACCTGCAGGACAGGGATCAACTTCACCTGTTCCTCTAGATGGCGCAACCTCTTAAGTGCCACCGCCATCTGCTCGCGCACGTGCTGGAGCTGGGCCGGGGATGGAGATACTGGAGTAGACATCCCTGAGCTTAGTGGGGTGAAAGAAGAGATCTGCTGTGAAGAGGTTGAGGGAAAGCGAGAAAGAGATTGAGTAGACAGAGAACTGGTAGAGCGGCATCCCAAGCTGAGAGGACGAGACTGTCCTGCCTCCAACTTCTTACTGGCATCGAGCAATGTCTTCTCCACTCTTGGATTAAAGTTATGCGGAGCCTGTGCCCCTCCTCTGCTCTCATACACTGGGTAGAAGCTTCTTCCGCAGTAGGAGTAGGAGGAGTGGcggctacaataaaaaaaagtggaaattaCTTGAGTCCTAAAAATTTCAGTCTCATATTAGCAAGGCTGCCCGGGTCCTACAATTCCACAACTTCTAAACTATTATTAAGGAGAACTAAGCTTCGAATATCAttaaatgtatattctatgtTACCTGTCGTTACTTGCATTGGAGCAGAGGGATTCTGTAGAGGTCCACCAGGAGCCTGTGTATCCAGGGCCACGGGGCAAGGAGCCATAGCGGGGCCGGCGGTGCACTGGCACTCGTTTTATAGTGTGACCCTTTTCTATGTCATCAACGTATTTGAGGAAGTCCAAATCCAAGCGGTAACCGTAGGGCGTCTCCACTGAGTAGGCCACTTCTGGGTCTTTTATGGATGAGAGAGAAGGACCAGGCTTCCCTGGCAAAAGAGACAAcataattatatgtatttatccAGCTATGGTTGTGCCCATTAAGCAAATACAGTAGAGTCTGGTGTCATGAGTACCTGGGAAGTGAGTTTCCATATGAAGAACTTGCGCCATCATCTCACGTTCAATCAGGAATGTAGCTGAGATCAATGTGTTATTACTTTTGTCCCTGCAAGAAATCAATATGGGGATAAATAAAAGCATTatggagtctgtccctcccactgcagggtgatacagtgacacagacaggagggaactatgggacatgagtttgtccctcccactgcagggtgatacagtgacacagacaggagggaactatggaacacgagtctgtccctcccactgcagggtgatacagtgacacagacaggagggaactatgggacatgagtctgtccctcccactgcagggtgatacagtgacacagacaggagggaactatgggacatgagtctgtccctcccactgcagggtgatacagtgacacagacaggagggaactatgggacatgagtctgtccctcccactgcagggtgatacagtgacacagacaggagcgaactatgggacatgagtctgtccctcccactgcagggtgatacagtgacacagacaggagggaactatgggacatgagtctgtccctcccactgcagggtgatacagtgacacagacaggagggaactatgggacatgagtctgtccctcccactgcagggtgatacagtgacacagacaggagggaactatgggacatgagtctgtccctcccactgcagggtgatacagtgacacagacaggagggaactatgggacataagtctgtccctcccactgcagggtgatacagtgacacagacaggagggaactatgggacatgagtctgtccctcccactgcagggtgatacagtagtgacacagacaggagggaactatgtcAATACAAGCACAGCAGTTGTGTAACACACCATATTCACCACAGGGTGGCACCAGTATTCAGCCTTTTACTATAACTTTTACTAACTATTCCTGCAGGCACTGACAGATTAGAGCACTTTTAATTCCCAGACATAGGGTGCAGTGGTAGATGGCTGAGGGGACTGGAAATAGTAGATTACCAACAGCTTGTGGGCCCCAGGTTAGTCCGGCCCTAATAACAATCTATATGAGACATTAGATCTGCCTCTTGCGCAGATTCGGCCACTTGTTTGCCAGATTCAGCACAGGGTTCCTTGTACAGAAAGCTTATAGGGACATTATCATATTCCCATCCTATTGCTTTATATTGTTAAACAATCCCACTCCATGTCCATTTTCCATTGTTTCCTGTCATTTCTGCCCATAGCTCATCATTCCCCCTAAATCCTACATTTCCCACCCCATATTCCTTTATATCTACCCTCCATATAGTTTATATTGTTATTCATCAGGCCCTGTCCCACTGTATGTGCCCTCCCTCCCTACTCCGCCTTTCCCATAGTGATTTCCACCCAGCACCCCCCACACTCACCAGATCATATGCTGTGTATGTGTCACGAGTCTCCCCGTATCATCAGTCTAATCATCATCTCTGTGCCTGTGATTAGTTCTGACCCACCCTGTACTCAGACCAATTAATCTCTCTATGTCTCAATCCTCTAGTGCCACCATCACATATGCCTTCCCTATGCCAGCGGTGCTGCCTGTGTTTTCGTATCTTCATGCCCTGCCTTAGGCCTGTAACTCATATAAATCCACTGTAGTACTCTCCCTTATCCTTCCTCTACCTCCATTTCTTCTCCTCCCCATGTCTTCTTTATCTTGCACTTCCCTGTGTTCCTCTTCCCTCTCCCCCTTTCATCATCTCACCCCCCAATTCCATCCCGTCTCCCTCTCAGATACACATTGTGCCTTCCCTGCTCCCATCACCAGTGCAGCCTTGCCCAGTACTGACAGGCCAAGCACAGCTTATCAGCTCTGAGGTGCAGCACTGCAGTAATCTGCTCCCTCCCTATGTCACTGTGTATATCCTACATTCTCCCTATGTCACTGTGTATATCCTACATTCTCTCTATGTCACTGTGTATATCCTACATTCTCTCTATGTCACTGTGTATATCCTACATTCTCTCTATATCACTGTGTATATCCTATATTCTCCCTATATCACTGTGTATATCCTACATTCTCCCTATGTCACTGTGTATATCCTACATTCTCCCTATATCACTGTGTATATCCTACATTCTCCCTATGTCACTGTGTATATCCTACATTCTCCCTATGTTACTGTGTATATCCTACATTCTCCCTATGTCACTGTGTATATCCTACATTCTCTCTCTGTCACTGTGTATATCCTACATTCTCCCTATGTCACTGTGTATATCCTACATTCTCCCTATGTCACTGTGTATATCCTACATTCGCTCTTTATCACGGTGTATATCCTACATTCTCTCTATGTCACTGTGTATATCCTACTTTCTCTCTATATCACATTGTATATCCTACATTCTCTCTATATCACTGTGTATATCCTACATTCTCTCTATATCACTGTGTATATCCTACTTTCTCTCTATATCACTTTGTATATCCTACATTCTCTCTATATCACTGTGTATATCCTACTTTCTCTCTATATCACTGTGAATATCCTACTTTCTCTCTATATCACTTTGTATATCCTACATTCTCTCTATATCACTGTGTATATCCTACATTCTCTCTATGTCACTGTGTATATCCTACATTATCTCTCCTCTGTCACTGTGTATATCCTACATTCTCTCTATATCACTGTGTATATCCTACATTCTCTCTATGTCACTGTGTATATCCTACATTATCTCTCCTCTCTGTCACTGTGTATATCCTACATTCTCTCTATGTCACTGTGTAAATCCTACATTCTCTCTATGTCACTGTGTATACCCTACATTCTCTCTCCTCCCTATGTCACTGTGTATATCCTACATTCTCTCTATGTCACTGTGTATATCCTACATTATCTCTCCTCTCTGTCACTGTGTATATCCTACATTCTCTCTATGTCACTGTGTATATCCTACATTCCCTCTATGTCACTGTGTATACCCTACATTCTCTCTCCTCCCTATGTCACTGTGTATATCCTACATTCTCTCTATGTCACTGTGTATATCCTACATTATCTCTCCTCTATGTCACTGTGTATATCCTACATTCTCTCTATGTCTCTGTGTATATCCTACATTCCCTCTCCTCTCTATGTCGCTGTTTATAGCCTACATTCTCTCTCCTCTCCATGTATATCCTACATTCTCCTTTTGTCACTTTGTATATccatacaggtcccatacctatatatatatatatatatatttacccatacaAACTGAGCCACAAAAGCTACCTCTCCACCACCACTAATAGCACGTTCATTTATACATACAGGGGACAGACgggttattatactgtatatttatatatattctggttgctttatttacagtaaatgcCTCTCTCATACTTTGTGTTTATTCTCTGCCCAAATTGGTTTACGAATAAAGTATCTGCAGGAAAACCTCAGTGGCAGCCCCCatacaactctctctctctctctgcatgcACTGATTTGGTCAAACTCTTTCTCACACTCTCCCACAAGCCCTCGTCTGTCTCTCAGGCTCCCCCCTCTGCCTTCAGCAATATCACAGCGAGGGATGGAGGAATGGAAAATCTCTTAGCAGAGTAAAATAAATATCTGGAAGAAATCTTTAGATACTAAAGGACTCGCCACCAACATTAGTGTGGTCATGTGCCCCGCTCCTTTTCTCATGCtactccctgcagccttgtgcctttatatggtcacagaaccactcagtgTATTCTAAactccttatcatttacagtagggggtacactatcccttataatacatgattgatactcagagatccttgtataactcagcctgcagccttgtgcctttatatggtcacagaacaacccctcagtgacttctaatatccttatcatttacagtagggggtacattatcccttataatacatgagtgatactcagagttccctgtataactcagcctgcagccttgtgcctttatatggtcacagaacaacccctcagtgacttctaatatccttatcatttacagtagggggtacattatcccttataatacatgagtgatactcagagttccctgtataactcagtctgcagccttgtgcctttatatggtcacagaacaacccctcagtgacttctaatctccttatcatttacagtagagggtacattatcccttataatacatgagtgatactcagagttccctgtataactcaacctgcagccttgtgcctttatatggtcacagaacaacccctcagtgacttctaatatcc
Coding sequences:
- the kank2.S gene encoding KN motif and ankyrin repeat domain-containing protein 2 isoform X1 yields the protein MGFELLIFWGPTMANSLISSLLVRRDKSNNTLISATFLIEREMMAQVLHMETHFPGKPGPSLSSIKDPEVAYSVETPYGYRLDLDFLKYVDDIEKGHTIKRVPVHRRPRYGSLPRGPGYTGSWWTSTESLCSNASNDSRHSSYSYCGRSFYPVYESRGGAQAPHNFNPRVEKTLLDASKKLEAGQSRPLSLGCRSTSSLSTQSLSRFPSTSSQQISSFTPLSSGMSTPVSPSPAQLQHVREQMAVALKRLRHLEEQVKLIPVLQVKISVLQEEKRQLSVQLKSQKYLGHPRGSIWGKDRGELYIEIPEEESKVEKEKGDKVVSKVGPEKEETNQEGEDKKPKDECKKEMVETSRAPRKTLCSVGVWVRETDFGPVPIRQLDTDKQKMLIQALSAKIAVLEKQLARALIEVQNANRKLEEAEKAGRAEEVAKREKKEEVRADAIKVARVERGSEVVSSTKVGHGVQPQRARDLEWRGGAAKAIEGEEERVYKSREVVEKPLLSPSGPLPTIHLVKKISITGHCITEEPVTEGNMTEVSSLVHTATRSELNMFGAAAGREGDIADPNKEQDKGKRNVQEEQQVKNPQYTRLNGEMDSASSEDSGTMENLSDSESTESEYHEASEAPAGAQAELHSLEASSSNIPKNTEKEQPAPPTATMSPLRSTPRVELSNVLISGCVSLQKSVDEGLAFPDIEKTAAHGAILQEWMKILRQKDVDPYVIRHHLTVFRAMSPRLLEVIINMADTKGNTAVHYAVSQSNFTVVRQLLDTGLCDVNRQNKAGFTPLMLTALAAFRSDEDIETVTQMLRLGDVNCRASQAGQTALMLAVSHGRLDVVRALLACGADVNIQDHDGSTALMCACEHGHGDIVSLLLAVSTCDVSLTDNDGSTALSIALEAGQNDIAMLLSAHNSKTSNQDEATDSQCQRVNPSDESR
- the kank2.S gene encoding KN motif and ankyrin repeat domain-containing protein 2 isoform X4, with the translated sequence MMAQVLHMETHFPGKPGPSLSSIKDPEVAYSVETPYGYRLDLDFLKYVDDIEKGHTIKRVPVHRRPRYGSLPRGPGYTGSWWTSTESLCSNASNDSRHSSYSYCGRSFYPVYESRGGAQAPHNFNPRVEKTLLDASKKLEAGQSRPLSLGCRSTSSLSTQSLSRFPSTSSQQISSFTPLSSGMSTPVSPSPAQLQHVREQMAVALKRLRHLEEQVKLIPVLQVKISVLQEEKRQLSVQLKSQKYLGHPRGSIWGKDRGELYIEIPEEESKVEKEKGDKVVSKVGPEKEETNQEGEDKKPKDECKKEMVETSRAPRKTLCSVGVWVRETDFGPVPIRQLDTDKQKMLIQALSAKIAVLEKQLARALIEVQNANRKLEEAEKAGRAEEVAKREKKEEVRADAIKVARVERGSEVVSSTKVGHGVQPQRARDLEWRGGAAKAIEGEEERVYKSREVVEKPLLSPSGPLPTIHLVKKISITGHCITEEPVTEGNMTEVSSLVHTATRSELNMFGAAAGREGDIADPNKEQDKGKRNVQEEQQVKNPQYTRLNGEMDSASSEDSGTMENLSDSESTESEYHEASEAPAGAQAELHSLEASSSNIPKNTEKEQPAPPTATMSPLRSTPRVELSNVLISGCVSLQKSVDEGLAFPDIEKTAAHGAILQEWMKILRQKDVDPYVIRHHLTVFRAMSPRLLEVIINMADTKGNTAVHYAVSQSNFTVVRQLLDTGLCDVNRQNKAGFTPLMLTALAAFRSDEDIETVTQMLRLGDVNCRASQAGQTALMLAVSHGRLDVVRALLACGADVNIQDHDGSTALMCACEHGHGDIVSLLLAVSTCDVSLTDNDGSTALSIALEAGQNDIAMLLSAHNSKTSNQDEATDSQCQRVNPSDESR
- the kank2.S gene encoding KN motif and ankyrin repeat domain-containing protein 2 isoform X2; amino-acid sequence: MGFELLIFWGPTMANSLISSLLVRRDKSNNTLISATFLIEREMMAQVLHMETHFPGKPGPSLSSIKDPEVAYSVETPYGYRLDLDFLKYVDDIEKGHTIKRVPVHRRPRYGSLPRGPGYTGSWWTSTESLCSNASNDSRHSSYSYCGRSFYPVYESRGGAQAPHNFNPRVEKTLLDASKKLEAGQSRPLSLGCRSTSSLSTQSLSRFPSTSSQQISSFTPLSSGMSTPVSPSPAQLQHVREQMAVALKRLRHLEEQVKLIPVLQVKISVLQEEKRQLSVQLKSQKYLGHPRGSIWGKDRGELYIEIPEEESKVEKEKGDKVVSKVGPEKEETNQEGEDKKPKDECKKEMVETSRAPRKTLCSVGVWVRETDFGPVPIRQLDTDKQKMLIQALSAKIAVLEKQLARALIEVQNANRKLEEAEKAGRAEEVAKREKKEEVRADAIKVARVERGSEVVSSTKVGHGVQPQRARDLEWRGGAAKAIEGEEERVYKSREVVEKPLLSPSGPLPTIHLVKKISITGHCITEEPVTEGNMTEVSSLVHTATRSELNMFGAAAGREGDIADPNKEQDKGKRNVQEEQQVKNPQYTRLNGEMDSASSEDSGTMENLSDSESTESEYHEASEAPAGAQAELHSLEASSSNIPKNTEKEQPAPPTATMSPLRSTPRVELSNVLISGCVSLQKSVDEGLAFPDIEKEWMKILRQKDVDPYVIRHHLTVFRAMSPRLLEVIINMADTKGNTAVHYAVSQSNFTVVRQLLDTGLCDVNRQNKAGFTPLMLTALAAFRSDEDIETVTQMLRLGDVNCRASQAGQTALMLAVSHGRLDVVRALLACGADVNIQDHDGSTALMCACEHGHGDIVSLLLAVSTCDVSLTDNDGSTALSIALEAGQNDIAMLLSAHNSKTSNQDEATDSQCQRVNPSDESR
- the kank2.S gene encoding KN motif and ankyrin repeat domain-containing protein 2 isoform X3, translated to MGFELLIFWGPTMANSLISSLLVRRDKSNNTLISATFLIEREMMAQVLHMETHFPDPEVAYSVETPYGYRLDLDFLKYVDDIEKGHTIKRVPVHRRPRYGSLPRGPGYTGSWWTSTESLCSNASNDSRHSSYSYCGRSFYPVYESRGGAQAPHNFNPRVEKTLLDASKKLEAGQSRPLSLGCRSTSSLSTQSLSRFPSTSSQQISSFTPLSSGMSTPVSPSPAQLQHVREQMAVALKRLRHLEEQVKLIPVLQVKISVLQEEKRQLSVQLKSQKYLGHPRGSIWGKDRGELYIEIPEEESKVEKEKGDKVVSKVGPEKEETNQEGEDKKPKDECKKEMVETSRAPRKTLCSVGVWVRETDFGPVPIRQLDTDKQKMLIQALSAKIAVLEKQLARALIEVQNANRKLEEAEKAGRAEEVAKREKKEEVRADAIKVARVERGSEVVSSTKVGHGVQPQRARDLEWRGGAAKAIEGEEERVYKSREVVEKPLLSPSGPLPTIHLVKKISITGHCITEEPVTEGNMTEVSSLVHTATRSELNMFGAAAGREGDIADPNKEQDKGKRNVQEEQQVKNPQYTRLNGEMDSASSEDSGTMENLSDSESTESEYHEASEAPAGAQAELHSLEASSSNIPKNTEKEQPAPPTATMSPLRSTPRVELSNVLISGCVSLQKSVDEGLAFPDIEKTAAHGAILQEWMKILRQKDVDPYVIRHHLTVFRAMSPRLLEVIINMADTKGNTAVHYAVSQSNFTVVRQLLDTGLCDVNRQNKAGFTPLMLTALAAFRSDEDIETVTQMLRLGDVNCRASQAGQTALMLAVSHGRLDVVRALLACGADVNIQDHDGSTALMCACEHGHGDIVSLLLAVSTCDVSLTDNDGSTALSIALEAGQNDIAMLLSAHNSKTSNQDEATDSQCQRVNPSDESR
- the kank2.S gene encoding KN motif and ankyrin repeat domain-containing protein 2 isoform X5, which produces MMAQVLHMETHFPDPEVAYSVETPYGYRLDLDFLKYVDDIEKGHTIKRVPVHRRPRYGSLPRGPGYTGSWWTSTESLCSNASNDSRHSSYSYCGRSFYPVYESRGGAQAPHNFNPRVEKTLLDASKKLEAGQSRPLSLGCRSTSSLSTQSLSRFPSTSSQQISSFTPLSSGMSTPVSPSPAQLQHVREQMAVALKRLRHLEEQVKLIPVLQVKISVLQEEKRQLSVQLKSQKYLGHPRGSIWGKDRGELYIEIPEEESKVEKEKGDKVVSKVGPEKEETNQEGEDKKPKDECKKEMVETSRAPRKTLCSVGVWVRETDFGPVPIRQLDTDKQKMLIQALSAKIAVLEKQLARALIEVQNANRKLEEAEKAGRAEEVAKREKKEEVRADAIKVARVERGSEVVSSTKVGHGVQPQRARDLEWRGGAAKAIEGEEERVYKSREVVEKPLLSPSGPLPTIHLVKKISITGHCITEEPVTEGNMTEVSSLVHTATRSELNMFGAAAGREGDIADPNKEQDKGKRNVQEEQQVKNPQYTRLNGEMDSASSEDSGTMENLSDSESTESEYHEASEAPAGAQAELHSLEASSSNIPKNTEKEQPAPPTATMSPLRSTPRVELSNVLISGCVSLQKSVDEGLAFPDIEKTAAHGAILQEWMKILRQKDVDPYVIRHHLTVFRAMSPRLLEVIINMADTKGNTAVHYAVSQSNFTVVRQLLDTGLCDVNRQNKAGFTPLMLTALAAFRSDEDIETVTQMLRLGDVNCRASQAGQTALMLAVSHGRLDVVRALLACGADVNIQDHDGSTALMCACEHGHGDIVSLLLAVSTCDVSLTDNDGSTALSIALEAGQNDIAMLLSAHNSKTSNQDEATDSQCQRVNPSDESR